The following is a genomic window from Malus sylvestris chromosome 7, drMalSylv7.2, whole genome shotgun sequence.
ttcgagaaaacactcccaataagattgcttgctccaaaatcgaagaggcaccgtcctctgaatctcgagagccagactcccaacatgactactttcttaaaaatcgaagagagggtaaaggaacagtaccattgctggataattggaaagtccctgtgtgtcaacctctgtgcttcgtggcaaggtagactagcaaacatgcccaacctttactcacattcgagaaaacactcccaacaagattgcttgctccaaaatcgaagaggcaccgccctccgaatctcgagagccagactcccaacatgattactttctcaaaaatcgaagagacactgctccccgaatcttcgagagccagacccccagcatgattgctttctcaaaaatcgatgaggcatcgttctccgaatcaatcgaagaggcgctcgctttctcaaaagctgggctgctcagagaccacgagggccgatctcagaaatcgaagaggcacctacttttctagccttgtcatcACCTGTCACACgaacactcagctttgcagaaattatgggcattctgtcgaagacttctggtgaagtagaaagcacatgaatcttactgttcaatcacccacttcccacacgcaacaatagctcatgggtaccacagataactttgccaaagttctctgccaaagttgagcacgtgaagcttgcagctcccactacatcgctctgaccaagaaaggtgaaagaatagcaaagaaacagcactaacaaagtttagacacataaattttgaaggtctagctaccatattattacccacaagggtaaaggaacagtaccactgctggataattggaaagtccctgtgtgtcaacctctgtgcttcgtggcaaggtagactagcaaacatgcccaacctttactcacattcgagaaaacactcccaacaagattgcttgctccaaaatcgaagaggcaccgtcctccgaatctcgagagccagactcccaacatgactactttctcaaaatcgaagagagggtaaaggaacagtaccattgctggataattggaaagtccctgtgtgtcaacctttgtgcttcgtggcaaggtagactagcaaacatgcccaacctttactcacattcgagacaacactcccaacaagattgcttgctccaaaatcgaagaggcaccgccctccgaatctcgagagccagactcccaacatgattacttcctcaaaaatcgaagagacactgctctccgaatctcgagagccagacctccagcatgattgctttctcaaaaatcgaagaggcatcgttctccgaatctcgagagccagataccacagaccactttttcaaagtgctctgacagagttaaaacatgtgaaactggcagctcccactaccgtgctatgaccaagcagggtaaaggaatagcattactacttgttagggagactcctatatatgtcgacccccatccccaacggacaggcagacctgcaaaaatgctcaacccttcatcatatctgagagggcactcccaacgaagcctttcgaaatattcagctttctttccccccgataatacctctgcaaacaagctatactagagcaagaatatctcatatcatcagggttaaaagcaagagtatcccatatcatgctttttccctgtcttttcctttgtccttgtttttacctgcaagacaaggagaaagagagtaatcagtcagcacttggaatcaagcttccagccaggatctgactgcctggaaccccttacctgattacttacctggcattgctctcgagtactcatcttcaacatcttatgtttccagggaagattccgcatttgcttgaggaacagatagggcaagtgcgaaggatacaaggaagcatgtggagacaagcgtaacagcacacatgccgatacatccattactctgtcaaaagcaaaagtatcccatatcagcagggtggaacgtactctagatttgatggacttgtttgaccctcaaattcttcagtcggccttatactctggaggaaaccagaaaaccctccagctcagttcaagaataagcctgtggaaagttacttcttcaaaagcaaaagtatctcatatcatctcttctcatttttcttctctttatccttcatgctgctgcaagatggggagaaggtgaacaatcagtcggagctctgattgcttaccttgtctgtcacctctttcagcagaccccctagctcggcgacttgggggactcctactacatggtttgtatcgcgcttgaccaagcctgaaactacaagtaagcttcaagtgaaattgatacattaccttgtgcatctccaccagttaaagataccacccttggatggaggaagagtacttccagagaagatgccacatctacctatgagacagataaggcaagtcaagacgactccacactccgatacttagaagcttcgtgattacgagatcattctcccacaatatttcctaatgtcatttgtactaaatcattcacttgtactcactaaaggagagcttgaacctatgtacttgtgtaaacccttcacaattaatgagaactcttctattccgtggacgtagccaatatgggtgaaccacgcacatcttgtgtttgctttcctatctctatccatttatatatttatccacactaatgaccggagcaatctagcgaaaatcacaaaaagcgaccgttttagctacctaggatctatcttgcaagagaacggagaattagatggagatctcaaccatagaatacgagctggatggatgaagtgtaagaatgcatccggcgtgttgtgtgaccgtcgtaggccactgaagctcaagggaaaattttataggacggcaataaggccagcgatgttgtatggcacagaatgttgggcggtgaagcatcaacacgtacacaaaatgggtgtagcggagatgaggatgcttcgtgggatgtgtgggcacacgagaaaggataagattgggaatgaggatatccgaggtaaagtaggagtagccgaaattgtaggaaagatgagagaaaatcggctccagtgatttggacatgtgcaaagaaggccgaatgacgctccggttcgaagatgtgactacgggacagaggttcagggccgaaggggtagaggaagacctaggaaaactttggaagagactctaagaaaagacttagagtacttggatctaacggaggacatgacacaaaaccgagcgcaatggcgttctaggattcatatagccgaccccacttagtgggaaaaggctttgttgttgttgttgttgtttgtctgAGCGTGACCAAGGAATTAGCATTTTTTTTCAATGTCTAATGAACGCATGATTTCCCAGCATGAGcccccaaaaaataaaatagtgtgGCATAGGTCCTCGTAGAGATGTTTAAAACACAATCATTCTGTTGAATTTAAAACAAACTATACTactgagaaaaaaaatttgaaatttggtttTGTAGGCATCTATTATCTTTCCTTAAAGCTTGGTTTGCGTTGCAAAATTAATTAGATTTTACAAATACATATGGATATTGCTTGACAGGTTGCAGGATGTAGTGCACAGTGAGAAGCGCTTGTATCTGGTTTTTGAGTACCTGGACTTGGATCTGAAGAAGCATATGGATTCTACTCCTGAATTTGCAAAGGACCCTCGCCAAATAAAAGTGAGTGACTACTTTCTGCACTTTAAACTGTGTGATTCTGTGATATAGAGATTTTTACTTCTAGAAACCTCATGATATAATTGGTGTCCATTGAGTAGTTATGTGGTCAGAAAATTATAGTATTTCATATCAGGTGcagttttttaattgtttttaagaaATTTAGCTTTGCGAAATAAATATATAAGGCTAGCATCTGGAAGCTTTGTATTTAGTTCCTGctacatttttaatttatttacctGTGCAATTCTTCTCTTAGATTGCAAAGCAGATTTCAAGTACTTTTAAGGCCCAAGTAGTGTATGCTTGTGCTCCTTGATTCTAGTTTCTACTGAGTCTTGGAGTTTTCTTTTGTTATGTAATCCATCCCGATTTAGACAATAAACTATTGAAATAATAAGCTTACAATGGAATGTAATTGGTCGTGTCCTCTTTCTGCAGATGTTTCTTTACCAGATTCTCAGAGGCATTGCTTATTGTCATTCACATAGAGTTCTTCATAGAGATCTGAAACCCCAGAATCTGCTGATAGATCGTCGTACCAATGCACTAAAGCTTGCAGATTTTGGACTGGCTAGAGCATTTGGTATTCCTGTTAGGACATTTACTCATGAGGTCTGAATGCGTCTCTAGTAGATCATGACATTTAGCTGTTTGCAGTAAAATTtggatatttttcttttctttcacatTTTAATCAATAGCATTtgaatgtgaaaaaaaaagatgtggCAGTTAGCAATATCAACATGCTGCAGTCACATGTACTGAAATTAAAACATTTGGGTTGTTTGATATGTTAACATCTGAGAGCTATTGgtttgtgtgagtgtgtgttttaatgttaaagaaaatgatttaatTATGGTGGTTCGGCATAGGTGGTGACCCTCTGGTACAGAGCGCCAGAGATATTGCTTGGTTCTCGCCATTACTCCACTCCAGTTGATGTGTGGTCAGTGGGTTGTATATTTGCTGAGATGGTAAACCAACGGCCTTTATTTCCTGGGGACTCTGAGATTGATGAATTGTTCAAGATATTTAGGTGAAAGATTCCCAACCAAATCTatgcttttgtttccttttttttttgttgtacttTTCCTGGAAGTTATATGCATCTAGATGTCTGTAAACCATGTAATGTATTTCATCATCCTCAATGTGTCCTATCCTACTCACACTGTTGCTTTTCATATGAAGAATCACGGGTACTCCGACTGAGGATACATGGCCTGGAGTGAATTCTTTGCCTGATTTTAGATCTTCCTTTCCCAAGTGGGTTGCTAAGGTAATATATTTTATGTGTGTTGCTATCTACTCCGATTATAAAGTTGCTATCTACTCCGATTGTAAAAATCGTCAACCTTTGTGTTTTTGACAATATTAAGTAAAGCATCCTTTACTTTGTAGGATTTGGCAAGTGTAGTTCCAAATCTTGATTCAGCTGGTGTTGATCTTCTATCTGTAAGTTCAGATTCCATTTCTGCACCTCAATGGGGAAAAACTGTTCATATGTTCACCTACACTGTGATTAAATTGTGGGTGTTACTGTTAAGTCCTAGTTGATCCCACAAAGGTGTTTCGAATGGTATATGGGGGGAGTATGAGAGTATGTTCCGTATTTTCAAAAGAGAAATACCTTTAATAAGCCTGGAAGCAAAGTCCTATGGTTTTTGTTGTCCATTGTTGTTCTATGAtaatttggtattttcttttaatgAGCCGAATCCTGCAACATTACAGATTGACGAGTT
Proteins encoded in this region:
- the LOC126629382 gene encoding cell division control protein 2 homolog isoform X2, which translates into the protein MDQYEKVEKIGEGTYGVVYKARDRVTNETIALKKIRLEQEDEGVPSTAIREISLLKEMQHGNIVRLQDVVHSEKRLYLVFEYLDLDLKKHMDSTPEFAKDPRQIKMFLYQILRGIAYCHSHRVLHRDLKPQNLLIDRRTNALKLADFGLARAFGIPVRTFTHEVVTLWYRAPEILLGSRHYSTPVDVWSVGCIFAEMVNQRPLFPGDSEIDELFKIFRITGTPTEDTWPGVNSLPDFRSSFPKWVAKKMLCLDPSKRITARSALEHEYFKDIAFVP
- the LOC126629382 gene encoding cell division control protein 2 homolog isoform X1 — translated: MDQYEKVEKIGEGTYGVVYKARDRVTNETIALKKIRLEQEDEGVPSTAIREISLLKEMQHGNIVRLQDVVHSEKRLYLVFEYLDLDLKKHMDSTPEFAKDPRQIKMFLYQILRGIAYCHSHRVLHRDLKPQNLLIDRRTNALKLADFGLARAFGIPVRTFTHEVVTLWYRAPEILLGSRHYSTPVDVWSVGCIFAEMVNQRPLFPGDSEIDELFKIFRITGTPTEDTWPGVNSLPDFRSSFPKWVAKDLASVVPNLDSAGVDLLSKMLCLDPSKRITARSALEHEYFKDIAFVP